The DNA window CACGGGGCCGTCCAGGCTGTAGGACTTGTAAAAAACATCACCGGAACAACCGCAGTTCCCCACCACAACCACCACTTTGGGGTCCGGCATCTGGTTGTAGATACGCAGGAGTTTTGAGTGCATAAACTTCGTCACGGGGCCTGTCACGATCAAAACATCCGCGTGGCGCGGTGTCCCCACCAGCTTCATGCCGAAACGCTCAATGTCGTATCGGGGACTGATGGTAGCCACAATCTCGATGTCGCATCCGTTGCAGGACCCTGAGTTGCATGTGGTCACCCACAGCGACTTGGGCAGTACTTTGAGCATGTCAAAAAATTTCATTATCCTTCGCCTCCTGCCTTCTCTTCTACAAAAGAATCAAAAGCCCGATCAAAGCCGTGGTTACGACGAAATACCCGGCGTAGTCGGAGGCGTTCCCACTATGAAATCGGTCCAGAAGCCTGTACAGCGGCTCCATGGCGACGCGAAAACCCCAATAAGACGAGGAAGCCGGCACAGAAATAGCGGCTCCGTCCTCAGGAACCTCGTTGCCGGACAGGTAGATCTCGTCTTGGTCCGTATTGCGCTTGTAGTCCATCCGCCCCAAGGAGCGGACCCACAGCACAAAACCGGAGACAATCAGAAAAAAGAAAAGCCAGACGAAAACGTTCCAATAGCCGAACCCCGTCTCTAACTGATTCCACATCTCTACATCCCTCCCATCACGGCACGGACATAACCCTGCTGATCCAGTAAGGCTCTAGCCGCGTTCTCAAAAAGGTTGTGGTTGAACCAGCCGGGGAAAAGGGTGATCAGGAGGATCATCACCGTGAGAAGCGCCATTCCCGTGAGCATACCGTAAGGGGCTTCCTGGACGGCGACGAACTTGGCCTTGGCCGGCCCCAGGAACGCCGACTGGAAGACCTTCGCGAAAGACGCCAGGGTCAGCACGGAGGTGATCATGGCGATGGCGGACAATAGGGGATGTATGGCGAAGCTGGATTCGTAGATCATCCACTTGGAGACGAAGCCGTTAAAAGGGGGAAGACCGGAGATGGCCGCGGCCGCCACGGCGAACATTCCCGCGGTATAAGGCATGTTTCGCACCAGGCCGCCCATCTTGTTCAGGTCCCGGGTTCCCGTAGCGTAATACAGCGCTCCTGCGCACAAGAAGAGCAGTCCTTTATAAAGGGAGTAATTCATGACGTGGAATATTCCTCCCTTGACGGCGGTGAAACCGTAAGCCGCCATGTCCTCCGAACTACCCAGGGCGAGAAGGCCGACACCCATAGCCAAAAGCATGTAGCCCACCTGGGAGATCGAGTGATATCCCATCAGGCGTTTGATCTCGTGTTGCACTACGGCCATCATGACCCCGAAAAACATGGACATGCAACCCAAAACGATCAAGATCCAACCCACCGTCCCACCGCCCGCCAGGCCGGGAAAAATCGAATAGCAGATACGGATCAGGGCGTAGAAGGAGGCCTGACTCACCGTCACTAGGAGGCAGGTCACCCCGCTGGGGGCCTCGGCGTAGGAATCGGGCATCCAGGCGTGCATGGGAAACGCGCCGCACTTGAAGGCCAAGACGGAGATGATCAGGGCCAGAACGACGCGTTCCAATGTGCCGAAGCGCATCATGTTCGACAGAGCCGCCATGTTCACAGCGTTGTACTTCCCGTAAAGGGCACCGATGGCGATCAGAAGCAACATCGCCGCGATCTGGGAGACCAGCATGTACTTAAAACTGGCCTCGATAGTCTCCGGTTTGTCACGCCAGAAGGCGATCAAACCGAAAGAAGCGATGGAGGAAATCTCGACGAACACGAAAAAGTTGAAGAGGTCCCCTGTGGCGCACATGCCCAAAGCTCCCGTGGTCATGAGGAAATAAAGGGACATGAAGCGCTTCCAGCCGGAAAAGCGATCCATGTAGTTGAGCGAAAAGACGGCGCCCGCGAAAGCGGCGAGGGAAATGCAGAGAATCAGAAGCGAGCCGAAGGCGTCGATCTCGAACATAATGCGGACGGGGTAGCTCATCCCAGAAGGCAAAGTTAGGGTAAAGTGCTCTCCCCCCATGACATAGACGAGCACCTGCCCGCCGAATGTCTCCAAACACAGGGAAAAACCCAAAAACAAAATGACGGCCATGAAAACTACGAAAAACACGTTGCGCGCCGTTTTTCCAAAAGACACCACGAAGGGCGTCAGAAAAGCCCCCAACAGAGGAACCATGACGAGAAACGCCGGAAAGTGTTCGCGCAGGTTCATCCTCGCAACCTCCTGATTTCATCGACGTCCATAGTCCCGTAATGCTTATGGATCAAAATCACGAGGGAAAGCATCAAAGCCGTTGTCGCGAGGGCGATAACAATGGCCGTCAGGGTCAGGCACTGAGGCGTGGGCAAGACCATGGCTTCTCCCTGACCCTTGAGGTAGTAGATAGGGATATTTCCTCCCTGACGATAACCCAGGAGCACCAGGAAAAGGTTTACCGAGGACCCCAGCACCGCTATGGAGATGCAGATCTTAATTAGATTTTTCTGAGTCAAAACTGAGTAAAGCGCCATGATGATCAGCAGAGCGACGAGAACGTAGGCGGAGTTCCCCACAATGTCCAGGGGATTAACGATCGAATCGGTCATGGCCGCGCTCCCCTCCCATCCCGGCACCCGTGTCGATCATTCGGATGCTACCGTACATGTGAACGATAACCAATGACAAAGCCCCCACGACCTCGAATCCCACGGCGACGTTCATCAGCGAGATTGTTCCACAGTGGGGAATCCACTCGGACAGGGGTTTCGCTCCATAGGGTATGGCCACGGAGTTGAAAAAGAACGAATTGGGAAACCCGAGGCAGCCGAAAATGAAAAAGGCCACAAGTCCCACGAACTCCAAAAACGTGTAGATCCCCTTCCGAACCCAGGAGACGAAGCGTTTTCCGCCACGCGCTACCAGTATAAAGCTCAGGAACGTGGCAACAATAGCTCCCCCTTGGAAGCCGCCTCCCGGAGTGTTGTGCCCGTTGTTAATCACGTAAACGCCGAAGACGATCATAAACCACGCGAAAATATCGCAAACCGACAGAACGATTACGGATAAAGGTTTCATTCGTGCTTGCCTCCATCCCGGAAGAGGGCGCTGATGGAACTTAGGGCCGTAAAGAGCACCGCGGCCTCCCCTAAAGTATCAAAACCCCTGAAATCGAAAACCATTGATGTGACCACGTTCTGCGCGGACCTGTCGGACAGGGCATGAAGCAGAAAATACTCGTCCATCTCCGTCTGCTCGGGTACCCCGAAGGGATGGATCGCTTCAAACATGCCACAGAGCAACCCTCCCAGAACAATGGCTCCCACAATAAAAATCATTTTCTTCATCGCTTTTCCCCCTTGCCGTATTTCTTGGACACACCCACGCCACAGGCCCGAAGCGTGATGATGAAGATCGTCGTCGAGAGCCCCGCTCCGATGCCGGCCTCCGCGATGGCCACATCAGGTGCCCTCAAAATATAAAACTCCAACGCCAACACGAGGCTGAAAACGCCCAGCGCGATAATGGAGTGGACCAAATTGCGGAACCAGAGCGCCAGGAAAGCCGATAGAAAGAGCATGATCAGAACAGGAGCGTGTAGACTGGGATTCATGCCGCCACTCCTCCTTTGCGTTTTTCCGTTTCTTCGAGGCTATCCACCACGGCCGGATGGGGCAGAACGCCGGACCGGTGCGCGGCTCGCGCCAAGGCGTGAGCTCCCGTGGGGTTGGAGATCAAAAGCACAACGACCGCTATCACGGTGTGGATAAAAAGGACCAGAAAGCGGTCTCCTTCCGTCCCCTCTTCCGCCAGAAAACGAATCAGAGAGTAAAGCAACAGACCGAAGACGGCGAAAAGCGTCCCAAAGGTGGAACATTTGGTGGCCCCATGAAGGCGCGTATAGACATCCGGGAAGCGATAGAGGGAGATGACTCCCAGACAGTTAAAAACAAGGCTGATCAAAAGACAAACCCCCACCAAAAGACCCAGCAGCACTCAAAGCCCCCCTTCCAGATGGCGCGCGAAGTAGAGAGTGCTCACGAAGGAAAGCGCCATATACACGATCGCCACGTCCACCATCACGACAGAGTCGTACACCGCCCCCAGCAACAGCATGATCCCCGACACCAGAGTGTTGACCGTGTCCAAGGCGATCAGACGGTCCGGCGTCGTGGGTCCGGCGATCAGCCGCCCGACTAAGGCCACGATTAAAACGGCCATCAGCCAGGCTGTTCCCACAAAAAGGTATTGGCTCAGGTTCATTCCACTATCCTCCTCACCCATTGTCCGAACGTTCCGCAGATATCCTGTTCCGTAGGGGTCGGAGACGTGAGATTGATGGCATGGATATAAAACATCCCCTCTTCGTCGATATCCACCGTCAAGGTTCCCGGCGTCAGCGTGATAGAGTTCGCTAGCATCGTGCGTCCCATCTCTGTTTTGAGCCTCGGATTGAACTTGACGATGCCCGGATTGATTTCCCCCGTGATCACTCGTTTAGCCACGTCCACGTTCGCCATCGCCAATCCCACAGCGAAGGGACCGAAAACGTACCGCAAAAAAAGCCACCATTTTCGAGGATTGAGTCCTCTCATACTCCAAAAGCTGGTCTGAGGCGAGCTTGCCATAAATGAAACAGCGACCGCCAGAAAAAACGCGATCGTCACTTCTTGTATGCTCATGCTCCCTGACCAGGAGAGGAGTAAATATGTGAAGAACGAGACCACAAACACGAACATCTCTTTCCCTCCTGTCTGGCTAGATTTTTTAAAATATACTACCCTCCTGCTCAGTTTTTGTAAATCTCGCGTTCAATGGAGTTAATCAACTTAAAAACGACAGCACTAAACATAGCGAATTATTTGTTTTAAGCTATACCAATTTGAGGCTTTTTCTCTTGATTTAAGGCTTTTACTCTTGATTTACTCTTGATTTACTCTTGATTTACTCTAGTGTTGAGCGCAATACTTCTCTTCCATTTCCTCTTTTCTCGCTGTTTTGTTGGCGTACATGACCTCGTCTGCCTGGTTGATAATATCCATGAGGGTGGGAGCGTCGCCGGGGAAAAGCGCGATCCCGAAATCCATGACGACTTCTATCGGCGGACTTTCGGGGTCAGCGTCGTCGCTTTGGATCCGTAGGTTCTTTAGCGCGGCATTGACGCGGTCGACCACCATGTTGGCGTCGGACTTGATGATATTCGGCAACAGAAGCACGAACTCATCCCCTCCATAACGCCCCACGACATCGGTGACGCGCAAACTTTTTTGAATGGTTGCGGCCGCTCGCGCCAGGACCTCGTCTCCTTTGGTATGGCCGTAGTCGTCGTTGACGTGTTTGAGATTTCCCATGTCTCCCATGGCCAGGCAGGCGTTTCCTCCGTAGCGTTTGATACGCTCATTTTCCTCTTGCAGGCGACGCATGATGTAACGTCGGTTCCCCAGTCCGGTCAGAGGGTCGATGAAAGCTTCTTCTTCCCACGTGGCCAGAGATTCATAAAGGGCCCACAAGGTCGACGCGTAGTCGATCAAGGACTGGAACAACTCAAATTCATCGGGCGAGAAGCCTTCCGGTTTGTAAAGGTCTACCGCCCCGACACTCTGCAACCGACCGGACAACGTAGAAAGTAGCCTTGTTCTCAGGCCGTTTTCCAGACAGGTCGTAAAGGGGATTTTTTGGTTCACCACGTCTATGACCGCAACTCTGTCGGGAACAGGAAGATTTTTCGGTTCGTAACAAGTCAAGCGATTCAAGTTCAAAATTCTGTTTTGGTCGTTGGTGATAAAATAAACAGCGCAGGCAGAGTTAGGTATCGTGTTTTTGAGATACTCCAGTATTCTTTCCAAAAGCTGCTCGCGGTTTCGAGCGCAGGACAAAGAATGAAACATATCGCGAAGCTGTTGAAGTTGCTGAGCGTGAGCGGCGTTCTCTTTGGCGCGCTCTGAGCGCGCTTTCTTGTTCTCTTTCCAGACGAACAAAACGCACCACGCCAGGCAAGCTACCGCTAACGCGAACAGAATAAAAGTCGGCCATTTCTTTCCCTCGAAAATTTCTTGGAGCAAGTATAACCATATCGCCAGATGCAGTGCACACACGCCTACAAGAAGAAGCACGGAGGTTCTTGGACGTTGAGAACTCTGGACCGGATCGCAATCATGCCCGCTTTTAGTATCTGTGTCCTTTTTCCTCACTTTTCAGCACTCCATGCGATTTCAACATTTTAAAAGTCATTGGGCTATTATACAACGCGCGACGGCATTGCGTTGTTGAGAATTGCGTTATAACCGCTAACTTAAAATATGGTATTGTTCAAGCTCAGGGGGACGGAGCCCGTTCGGTCTAGACTCTCTCGAATCTTCATAGTGATGCGAAAAAGTGATGTGAAAAAGTGATGTGAAAAGACGGCCGTCCAAATAATAAACGGCCGCTTCTTTGGCCTGAATTTCAATTTTCCAAGCCTTTGGTTAGTTTTCTTGTTAGTTCTCTTATTAGTTCTCTTGTTAGTTCTCTTGGCGGACCAGCTTTCCGGGATTGAGGATTTCTTGCGGGTCGAAGGCCAGCTTGATGGCGCGATGGATGGCGGCCTCCTCGGAGGTTTTGGTAGATAGAAGCGCCGGCAGCTTCAAAAATCCGACCCCATGCTCCCCGCTTCCAACCCCTCCAAGTTTCACCGATTCCGAGATCAACTCTTGGAAGTACTCTTCCGCGTACACTCCCCATTTTTCGGGCAGCATCCCGTCGGGTTTGACCTCCAAGGGGTGCAGGTTCCCATCGGCGATATGTCCCAGATTGCCCACCTTGACATTCCACTTTTTCGAGACTTCTTCGATTATTTTCATCATTTGCGGCACCGAGGAAAGCGGCACCACAAGGTCGCCGGACAGAGAACAGTATGGATCGTAAGCGCGCATCCCCTCCGCCAGATTTTGGCGCACGTTCCAAATCATGGACGAATCAATGCGGTTCTCCGCCACGAAGACCTCAAATGCTCCCTTCTCCAGGCACAGGGTTCCGACTTTTTCGTAAGCCGCTTCCAGTTCTTCGTCGTTGTTTCCTTCGAGCTGGATCAGCAGGTAACCCTCCGTTCTGTCTTGATAAGGCAGAGGTGTTCCCACGTAATCCGTTGTTACCTTGGCCGAAAATCGGTCGAAAAACTCGCAGGAGATCATCTTCGTTCCCGATTTCACCACTTCGGCGACGGTAAGAACCAGGGAGTCCAAGTCGGGATAGGCTGCCAACAGGTTAACGGTTTTGCCCGGCAGAGGCTCCAGGTTCACGATGACCTTCGTGATGATCCCCAGCGTTCCCTCCGAACCAACCATCAGTTGCAGTAAGCTATAACCCCAGGTGTCTTTGCGGAACTTTCCTCCCAACTGGATCACCGTGCCAGAGGGAAGGACCACCTCCAGGCCCAGAACGTGACGCCGCGTGCTTCCATAACGGACAACCTTTCCCCCACCCGCGTTGGTGCCCACGTTGCCTCCGATGAAGCTGGTCTCCGTGCTCATGGGGTAACCGGCATAGAGAAACCCTTTTTCCGCCACGGCTTTGCAGAGATCGTTAGTGACGACACCGGGTTCCACCACCGCCACCCGGTTCACGGGGTCGATTTCGAGGATGCGGTTCATCTTCTCGATAGTGAGAACGATTCCCCCGTGAATGGGGATTGCCGCTCCTGCGATGCCACTGCCCGCCGCACGCGGGGTGACGGGGATGCTGTATTGGCTGGCGATACGCATGACGGCGCTGACGTGTTCAACGCTCTCCGGCCGGACGACCGCCTCCGGGTCGTGGGCGAAGATCTTTCCCGCCGTGTCGTAGGAGTAGTTTTCGAGGACATCCCGGTCCTCGAAAACGACATTTCTCTCTCCTATCGCCGCCCTCAGCTCGGCCACGATTTCGGGCGTAACCTTACCATACGCGTTCATTGCAGGACCTCCTTTCGGTGCATTTTCCTCAGGTCCTCGATGAGTCTCGGCAGAATCTCCAGCGCGCTGCCGACTAGACCGAAGTCCGCGACACCGAAAATGGGGGCCTCCGAGTCGGTGTTGATGGCGATGACGTTTTCCGAGCCGCTCATACCCGCCAGATGCTGTACGGCACCCGATATGCCACACGCGATGTACAGCCGGGGCGTGACTGACTTCCCGCTGAGTCCGACCTGAGAGGAATGAGGCGCCCACCCCAGATCCACCGCGGTTCGCGATGCCCCAACGGAACCGCCCAATAACCGCGCCAGCTCGTCCAGAAGCGCGAAATTTTTAGCTCCTTTCATCCCCTTCCCACCAGCGATGATGACTTCGGCGTCCTGGATGGGCAGTCCCACCCGGGACTCAGGGTCGAATCCGAGAAAGGTCAGGGCCGACGCCAGCGCGGATTTCTTCGGGGTATACCGGATAACCTCGCCTTTACGCGAAGGGTCA is part of the Synergistaceae bacterium genome and encodes:
- a CDS encoding DUF4040 domain-containing protein, coding for MNPSLHAPVLIMLFLSAFLALWFRNLVHSIIALGVFSLVLALEFYILRAPDVAIAEAGIGAGLSTTIFIITLRACGVGVSKKYGKGEKR
- a CDS encoding cation:proton antiporter subunit C, producing the protein MTDSIVNPLDIVGNSAYVLVALLIIMALYSVLTQKNLIKICISIAVLGSSVNLFLVLLGYRQGGNIPIYYLKGQGEAMVLPTPQCLTLTAIVIALATTALMLSLVILIHKHYGTMDVDEIRRLRG
- a CDS encoding hydrogenase, yielding MWNQLETGFGYWNVFVWLFFFLIVSGFVLWVRSLGRMDYKRNTDQDEIYLSGNEVPEDGAAISVPASSSYWGFRVAMEPLYRLLDRFHSGNASDYAGYFVVTTALIGLLILL
- a CDS encoding FAD-binding oxidoreductase; this encodes MNAYGKVTPEIVAELRAAIGERNVVFEDRDVLENYSYDTAGKIFAHDPEAVVRPESVEHVSAVMRIASQYSIPVTPRAAGSGIAGAAIPIHGGIVLTIEKMNRILEIDPVNRVAVVEPGVVTNDLCKAVAEKGFLYAGYPMSTETSFIGGNVGTNAGGGKVVRYGSTRRHVLGLEVVLPSGTVIQLGGKFRKDTWGYSLLQLMVGSEGTLGIITKVIVNLEPLPGKTVNLLAAYPDLDSLVLTVAEVVKSGTKMISCEFFDRFSAKVTTDYVGTPLPYQDRTEGYLLIQLEGNNDEELEAAYEKVGTLCLEKGAFEVFVAENRIDSSMIWNVRQNLAEGMRAYDPYCSLSGDLVVPLSSVPQMMKIIEEVSKKWNVKVGNLGHIADGNLHPLEVKPDGMLPEKWGVYAEEYFQELISESVKLGGVGSGEHGVGFLKLPALLSTKTSEEAAIHRAIKLAFDPQEILNPGKLVRQEN
- a CDS encoding cation:proton antiporter (subunit F of antiporter complex involved in resistance to high concentrations of Na+, K+, Li+ and/or alkali; in S. meliloti it is known to be involved specifically with K+ transport), which encodes MNLSQYLFVGTAWLMAVLIVALVGRLIAGPTTPDRLIALDTVNTLVSGIMLLLGAVYDSVVMVDVAIVYMALSFVSTLYFARHLEGGL
- the mnhG gene encoding monovalent cation/H(+) antiporter subunit G, with amino-acid sequence MLLGLLVGVCLLISLVFNCLGVISLYRFPDVYTRLHGATKCSTFGTLFAVFGLLLYSLIRFLAEEGTEGDRFLVLFIHTVIAVVVLLISNPTGAHALARAAHRSGVLPHPAVVDSLEETEKRKGGVAA
- a CDS encoding NADH:ubiquinone oxidoreductase gives rise to the protein MNLREHFPAFLVMVPLLGAFLTPFVVSFGKTARNVFFVVFMAVILFLGFSLCLETFGGQVLVYVMGGEHFTLTLPSGMSYPVRIMFEIDAFGSLLILCISLAAFAGAVFSLNYMDRFSGWKRFMSLYFLMTTGALGMCATGDLFNFFVFVEISSIASFGLIAFWRDKPETIEASFKYMLVSQIAAMLLLIAIGALYGKYNAVNMAALSNMMRFGTLERVVLALIISVLAFKCGAFPMHAWMPDSYAEAPSGVTCLLVTVSQASFYALIRICYSIFPGLAGGGTVGWILIVLGCMSMFFGVMMAVVQHEIKRLMGYHSISQVGYMLLAMGVGLLALGSSEDMAAYGFTAVKGGIFHVMNYSLYKGLLFLCAGALYYATGTRDLNKMGGLVRNMPYTAGMFAVAAAAISGLPPFNGFVSKWMIYESSFAIHPLLSAIAMITSVLTLASFAKVFQSAFLGPAKAKFVAVQEAPYGMLTGMALLTVMILLITLFPGWFNHNLFENAARALLDQQGYVRAVMGGM
- a CDS encoding NADH-quinone oxidoreductase subunit B family protein, with protein sequence MKFFDMLKVLPKSLWVTTCNSGSCNGCDIEIVATISPRYDIERFGMKLVGTPRHADVLIVTGPVTKFMHSKLLRIYNQMPDPKVVVVVGNCGCSGDVFYKSYSLDGPVDNIIPVDVYVHGCPPRPEAIIEGVAKAVLKLEALDKAGEPQGEDVGDSVLERVAL
- a CDS encoding sodium:proton antiporter yields the protein MKPLSVIVLSVCDIFAWFMIVFGVYVINNGHNTPGGGFQGGAIVATFLSFILVARGGKRFVSWVRKGIYTFLEFVGLVAFFIFGCLGFPNSFFFNSVAIPYGAKPLSEWIPHCGTISLMNVAVGFEVVGALSLVIVHMYGSIRMIDTGAGMGGERGHDRFDR
- a CDS encoding Na+/H+ antiporter subunit E; its protein translation is MFVFVVSFFTYLLLSWSGSMSIQEVTIAFFLAVAVSFMASSPQTSFWSMRGLNPRKWWLFLRYVFGPFAVGLAMANVDVAKRVITGEINPGIVKFNPRLKTEMGRTMLANSITLTPGTLTVDIDEEGMFYIHAINLTSPTPTEQDICGTFGQWVRRIVE
- a CDS encoding GGDEF domain-containing protein, whose translation is MRKKDTDTKSGHDCDPVQSSQRPRTSVLLLVGVCALHLAIWLYLLQEIFEGKKWPTFILFALAVACLAWCVLFVWKENKKARSERAKENAAHAQQLQQLRDMFHSLSCARNREQLLERILEYLKNTIPNSACAVYFITNDQNRILNLNRLTCYEPKNLPVPDRVAVIDVVNQKIPFTTCLENGLRTRLLSTLSGRLQSVGAVDLYKPEGFSPDEFELFQSLIDYASTLWALYESLATWEEEAFIDPLTGLGNRRYIMRRLQEENERIKRYGGNACLAMGDMGNLKHVNDDYGHTKGDEVLARAAATIQKSLRVTDVVGRYGGDEFVLLLPNIIKSDANMVVDRVNAALKNLRIQSDDADPESPPIEVVMDFGIALFPGDAPTLMDIINQADEVMYANKTARKEEMEEKYCAQH